The following are encoded together in the Streptomyces asoensis genome:
- a CDS encoding MFS transporter, whose translation MAALEPRDTGVADEDLRSPDADADSGGGLEAYAGVCADARVEPEPERDGGTVLGRSYRALTVGIVSVVLLIAFEATAVGTAMPVAARELHGVSLYAFAFSGYFTTSLFGMVFAGQWSDRRGPLGPLGGGIAAFAAGLLLAGSANGMWVFILGRAVQGLGGGLVIVALYVVVGRAYPERLRPAIMAAFAACWVVPSVVGPLAAGAVTEQLGWRWVFLGIPVLVVLPLALALPRIRQRASGPVEGAAVAPFDRRRIRLALGISVGAGLLQYAAQDLRPLSLLPGAAGVALLVPAVLGLLPHGTWRAARGLPSVVLLRGVAAGSFIAAESFVPLMLVTQRGLSPTLAGFSLAAGGATWALGSWVQSRPWAEPYRERLMALGMVLAASAIATAPSVLVHAVPVWTVAVAWGFGCLGMGLVISSSSVLLLQLSAPEEAGTNSAALQISDGLSNVLLLSAGGAAFAALGGGSVAHTAAATATASGGSHPAAFAAVFLPMAAVALFGAWVTTRLRTDPR comes from the coding sequence ATGGCTGCCCTCGAACCCCGCGACACCGGTGTCGCCGACGAAGACCTGCGCTCTCCCGACGCCGATGCCGACTCCGGCGGCGGCCTGGAGGCTTACGCCGGCGTCTGCGCCGACGCGCGAGTGGAGCCCGAGCCTGAGCGGGACGGCGGGACCGTGCTCGGGCGCTCCTACCGGGCTCTCACCGTGGGGATCGTCTCCGTCGTGCTGCTCATCGCCTTCGAGGCGACCGCCGTGGGGACCGCCATGCCGGTGGCGGCGCGGGAGCTCCACGGGGTCTCGCTGTACGCGTTCGCGTTCTCCGGGTACTTCACCACCAGCCTCTTCGGGATGGTGTTCGCCGGGCAGTGGTCGGACCGGCGCGGGCCCCTCGGCCCCCTGGGCGGGGGCATCGCGGCCTTCGCCGCCGGGCTGCTGCTCGCAGGGAGCGCGAACGGCATGTGGGTGTTCATCCTCGGGCGGGCCGTCCAGGGGCTCGGCGGGGGACTGGTGATCGTCGCGCTGTACGTCGTCGTCGGGCGGGCCTACCCGGAACGGCTGCGGCCCGCGATCATGGCCGCGTTCGCCGCCTGCTGGGTCGTGCCGTCCGTGGTGGGACCGCTGGCCGCCGGTGCGGTGACCGAGCAGCTGGGGTGGCGGTGGGTCTTCCTCGGCATCCCCGTCCTGGTCGTGCTGCCGCTCGCGCTCGCGCTGCCCCGGATACGGCAGCGGGCGAGCGGCCCCGTGGAGGGCGCGGCCGTCGCCCCCTTCGACCGGCGCCGGATCAGGCTCGCCCTCGGGATCTCCGTCGGCGCCGGGCTGTTGCAGTACGCGGCGCAGGACCTGCGGCCGCTCTCCCTCCTCCCCGGGGCCGCGGGCGTCGCGCTGCTCGTGCCCGCCGTGCTCGGGCTGCTTCCGCACGGCACCTGGCGGGCGGCCCGCGGGCTGCCGTCCGTCGTGCTGCTGCGCGGAGTGGCCGCCGGGTCCTTCATCGCCGCCGAGTCCTTCGTGCCGCTGATGCTCGTGACGCAGCGGGGGCTCAGCCCGACCCTCGCCGGGTTCTCCCTCGCGGCCGGCGGGGCGACCTGGGCGCTGGGGTCGTGGGTGCAGTCGCGGCCGTGGGCGGAGCCGTACCGCGAGCGGCTGATGGCTCTGGGGATGGTGCTGGCGGCTTCCGCCATCGCCACCGCGCCCAGTGTCCTTGTCCATGCCGTTCCCGTGTGGACGGTGGCCGTCGCCTGGGGCTTCGGCTGCCTGGGGATGGGGCTGGTGATCTCCTCCAGCAGCGTGCTGCTGTTGCAGCTGTCGGCTCCCGAGGAGGCCGGGACGAACTCCGCCGCCCTCCAGATCTCCGACGGGCTCTCCAACGTGCTGCTGCTGTCCGCCGGGGGCGCCGCGTTCGCCGCGCTGGGCGGGGGAAGCGTGGCGCACACGGCCGCGGCGACGGCCACCGCGTCCGGCGGCTCCCACCCGGCGGCCTTCGCCGCCGTCTTCCTGCCGATGGCGGCCGTCGCCCTGTTCGGCGCGTGGGTGACGACCCGCCTGCGGACGGACCCGCGGTGA